One window from the genome of Bacillota bacterium encodes:
- a CDS encoding family 20 glycosylhydrolase: MNLSELILLPTPRRTREAQGVLPLRHNARIVCQGDPQTVFPIAARLQEAVWETQGMEWSLWAGSAEGDPLAQFILTLEADADVPAQSYRLRITPERIHLVSGDAAGLFYGVMTLRQILRQCAGELPCGDIDDHPDFPSRGVMLDISRDKVPTLETLFALVDELAEWKINHLELYTEHTFAYRQHREAWAQASPMTGEDILRLDAYCRQRFMELVPNQNSFGHMHRWLKLPRYRHLAECPDGFDWPWGGHSDEPFSLDPTNPESLQFIAGLYEELLPHFSSRKFNVGCDETFDLGQGKSKAECERKGKGRVYLEFLLKIYELVQRHGRTMHFWGDIIMEHPELVPELPKDMVALEWGYEAEHPFDAHGAKFAASGIPFFVCPGTSSWNTIVGRTDNCLGNLRNAAENGLKHGAIGYLITDWGDNGHWQYLPVSYLGFAAGAAYSWCYQANRDLDIVCALDTHVFHDEAEAMGRLVYDLGNAYQKIGHLVGNASVLFHFVHSSLSQPMPEGVTEQTIRATMDYIRTVSEPLSRARMDRADASLIVDEFANAVRMLLHGCRRALAVRTGIISTESERQALAAEMREILGEHRRLWVARNREGGLQDSTRVLEQRLTEYEGGAP, encoded by the coding sequence ATGAACCTGAGCGAGCTGATTCTGCTACCCACACCACGCCGCACGCGCGAGGCACAGGGTGTTTTGCCTCTTCGCCATAACGCCCGCATCGTCTGTCAGGGTGACCCGCAAACGGTGTTCCCCATCGCCGCGCGCCTGCAGGAGGCAGTGTGGGAGACGCAGGGCATGGAATGGAGCCTTTGGGCGGGCAGTGCGGAGGGCGACCCGCTGGCACAGTTCATCCTGACTCTGGAAGCAGACGCAGACGTTCCCGCACAGAGCTACCGGTTGCGCATCACGCCAGAGCGCATCCACCTTGTTTCTGGCGACGCTGCGGGGCTGTTCTACGGGGTGATGACCCTGCGGCAGATACTTCGCCAGTGCGCAGGCGAGCTGCCCTGTGGCGATATCGATGACCACCCCGACTTCCCCTCGCGCGGAGTGATGCTGGACATCAGCCGCGACAAGGTGCCCACGCTGGAAACGCTGTTTGCGCTGGTGGATGAGCTGGCGGAGTGGAAGATAAACCATCTGGAGCTGTACACCGAGCATACCTTTGCCTACCGCCAGCACCGCGAAGCATGGGCGCAAGCCAGCCCGATGACCGGCGAGGACATCCTGCGGCTGGACGCCTACTGCCGCCAACGGTTCATGGAGCTGGTTCCGAATCAGAACTCCTTCGGGCACATGCACCGCTGGCTGAAGTTGCCCCGCTATCGCCATCTCGCCGAATGCCCTGACGGGTTCGACTGGCCGTGGGGCGGACATAGCGATGAACCCTTCAGCCTCGACCCCACCAACCCGGAAAGCCTGCAGTTCATCGCCGGGCTGTACGAGGAGCTATTGCCGCACTTCAGCAGCCGCAAGTTCAACGTGGGCTGCGACGAAACCTTCGACCTCGGCCAGGGCAAGAGCAAAGCGGAGTGTGAGCGCAAAGGCAAAGGACGGGTGTATCTGGAGTTTTTGTTGAAGATTTACGAGCTGGTCCAACGGCACGGACGCACCATGCACTTCTGGGGCGACATCATCATGGAGCATCCTGAGCTGGTGCCGGAGCTGCCCAAAGACATGGTCGCGCTGGAATGGGGCTACGAGGCGGAACACCCCTTCGATGCACACGGCGCGAAGTTCGCGGCGTCGGGCATTCCCTTTTTCGTGTGTCCGGGTACCTCCTCGTGGAACACCATCGTCGGGCGAACGGACAACTGCCTTGGCAATCTGCGCAACGCCGCCGAGAACGGTCTCAAACACGGCGCCATCGGCTACCTGATAACCGACTGGGGCGATAACGGGCACTGGCAGTATCTGCCGGTGAGCTACTTGGGATTTGCGGCGGGTGCGGCATACTCGTGGTGCTATCAGGCGAACCGCGACCTCGACATCGTGTGCGCGCTGGATACGCACGTTTTCCACGATGAGGCGGAAGCGATGGGCAGGCTGGTCTATGACCTCGGCAACGCCTACCAGAAAATCGGGCATCTGGTGGGTAACGCCAGTGTGCTGTTCCACTTCGTGCATTCCTCGCTGTCCCAGCCCATGCCCGAAGGCGTGACCGAGCAGACCATCCGCGCGACGATGGATTATATCCGCACGGTGAGCGAGCCTCTGTCCCGCGCGCGCATGGACAGGGCAGACGCCAGCCTGATCGTCGACGAGTTTGCCAACGCGGTGCGGATGTTGTTGCACGGTTGCCGTCGCGCGCTGGCGGTGCGTACGGGTATCATTAGCACAGAATCGGAGCGACAGGCTCTGGCTGCCGAGATGCGTGAGATACTGGGCGAGCATCGCCGGTTGTGGGTCGCCCGCAACCGCGAAGGCGGACTGCAAGACAGCACCCGTGTGCTGGAACAACGGCTGACGGAGTATGAGGGAGGTGCACCATGA
- a CDS encoding DUF4832 domain-containing protein: MAQRRPVQSRVVRPAPAEGPLSNPLKGWAAYSHEWSTYALPARMTYQYVSWRELEPERGVYRFAQWEREKWDSPNARGKHVVFRLYLDYPNLPVGVPQWVIDRGVAMRPYDIPDIGKGLAPDYDDPRLLTPLLDFIGALGERYNRNPRVAFVALGTLGFWGEWHTWPRTELFASEATQRAVVRAYRQAFPHKILLARYPYPATSEPWLGYHDDMFPEDTDGFEGQPAQDWYFLPSLRRAGREDNWKVAAIGAEMVPMQGKKYLSSEWAKTRTMLERMHLSWVGPYCPILESDLSPQELDNARWMVRRMGYQYRLTEVSWQIRERMLNLQVRGVNEGVAPFYYPWAVEIALLREDDSVAQIHRADVDITRWLPGDFRFSTQMPLQVTGGRYRLALGIRDPWRNLPDIQFANRLTNVNGWNVVDTISV, encoded by the coding sequence ATGGCACAACGGCGTCCGGTACAATCGCGTGTGGTGCGCCCGGCTCCGGCGGAAGGCCCGCTGAGCAACCCGCTCAAGGGCTGGGCTGCCTACAGCCACGAGTGGAGCACCTACGCACTGCCTGCACGAATGACCTATCAGTACGTCTCCTGGCGCGAGCTGGAGCCGGAACGAGGCGTCTACCGCTTCGCGCAGTGGGAACGTGAAAAGTGGGACAGCCCTAACGCCCGCGGCAAGCATGTGGTGTTCCGGCTGTATCTGGATTACCCTAACCTGCCGGTGGGCGTGCCGCAGTGGGTCATTGATCGTGGCGTGGCGATGCGCCCCTATGACATTCCCGATATCGGCAAGGGGCTTGCGCCGGACTATGACGACCCGCGCCTGCTGACCCCTCTGCTGGACTTCATCGGCGCGCTGGGAGAGCGATACAACCGCAACCCGCGAGTGGCTTTTGTGGCGCTGGGCACACTGGGGTTCTGGGGCGAATGGCACACCTGGCCCCGCACAGAACTGTTTGCCAGCGAAGCCACACAGCGGGCGGTGGTGCGCGCTTACCGGCAGGCGTTTCCCCACAAGATTCTGCTTGCCCGCTATCCCTACCCCGCCACCTCCGAGCCATGGCTGGGCTACCACGATGACATGTTCCCCGAAGACACCGACGGCTTCGAAGGGCAACCGGCTCAAGACTGGTACTTCCTGCCCAGCCTCCGACGCGCGGGCAGAGAGGATAACTGGAAAGTAGCCGCCATCGGCGCGGAGATGGTTCCCATGCAGGGCAAAAAGTACCTCAGCTCCGAGTGGGCAAAGACGCGCACCATGCTGGAGCGAATGCACCTGAGCTGGGTCGGCCCCTATTGCCCTATTCTGGAGAGCGACCTCAGCCCGCAGGAGCTGGACAACGCCCGCTGGATGGTGCGGCGCATGGGCTACCAGTACCGCCTGACAGAAGTCTCGTGGCAGATTCGGGAACGAATGCTGAACCTGCAGGTGCGTGGCGTCAACGAGGGGGTTGCGCCGTTCTATTACCCGTGGGCGGTGGAAATCGCTCTGCTGCGCGAGGACGATAGCGTGGCGCAGATACACCGCGCGGATGTGGACATCACCCGATGGCTGCCTGGTGACTTCCGCTTCAGCACGCAGATGCCACTGCAGGTCACGGGTGGACGCTACCGGCTGGCACTCGGCATCCGCGACCCCTGGCGCAACTTGCCCGACATCCAGTTCGCCAACAGGCTAACAAACGTCAACGGGTGGAACGTGGTGGATACCATCAGTGTTTAG
- a CDS encoding DUF1080 domain-containing protein, which translates to MRWTWILLTLFCVSVLAAPRWQKLFDGKTMNGWRLMAVHGGRGGVWKVEKGALVGNQDTDHTGGLLGTERKFSDFDIELEFQADYPVDSGLFLRTRDDGMGYQITIDYRDGGYVGSLYASGTAGFLVQYEDWQKAYKEKGWNKLRVRIVGQPAHITAWLNGVKTIDFQDTEARYPREGYIGLQVHGGEGAWGENSRVRFRNIRILEISR; encoded by the coding sequence ATGCGATGGACATGGATTCTGCTGACCCTTTTCTGTGTGTCGGTGCTCGCCGCGCCGCGCTGGCAGAAGCTGTTTGACGGCAAAACCATGAACGGCTGGCGGCTGATGGCGGTGCACGGTGGGCGCGGCGGCGTGTGGAAGGTGGAAAAAGGTGCGCTGGTGGGTAATCAGGATACCGACCACACCGGCGGACTGCTGGGTACCGAGCGCAAGTTTAGCGACTTCGACATCGAACTGGAGTTTCAGGCAGACTATCCGGTGGACAGCGGGCTGTTCCTGCGCACGCGCGACGACGGCATGGGCTACCAGATTACCATCGACTACCGCGACGGCGGTTATGTGGGCAGTCTGTATGCGTCCGGCACGGCTGGATTTCTGGTGCAGTACGAGGACTGGCAGAAAGCGTACAAAGAGAAGGGCTGGAACAAGCTACGGGTACGCATCGTGGGACAGCCAGCACACATCACCGCCTGGCTCAACGGTGTCAAAACGATAGACTTTCAGGACACGGAGGCACGCTACCCGCGCGAGGGTTACATCGGCTTGCAGGTGCATGGCGGCGAGGGCGCGTGGGGCGAGAACAGCCGCGTGCGATTCCGCAACATCCGCATTCTGGAAATCAGCAGGTAG
- the der gene encoding ribosome biogenesis GTPase Der: protein MRLPTVAIVGRPNVGKSTLFNRLVGRRVAIVEDTPGITRDRLYGEAEWRGRAFQVVDTGGVLLEDEDPLITQVRIQALAAIEEADVILFMVDAVEGITPADEELADVLRTTTKPVLLMANKVDNTRREADAAEFYALGWEEVFTISAIHGHGVAEVLDRLIELLPPARPLEEEDTAIKIAIVGRPNVGKSSLVNAILGAPRVIVSEIPGTTRDAIDTPVERDGQKMVLIDTAGIRRPGKVQGSIEYYSMLRAQKAIQRCDVALLVLDGPQGVTDGDKRVGGYAVEEGRACVVVVNKWDLMKNPTSKALMMDFTRIFRKECPFLQFAPLVFASALTGMGVSGVVDTALEAAEAHAHRIPTGVLNRLIHDAVDARPYSRKGKMLKVYYATMPSVKPPTVVLFVNDPDIVHFSYLRYLENAIRQQFPLEGTPIRIEVREAKGKARDE, encoded by the coding sequence TTGCGATTGCCCACCGTGGCGATTGTGGGGCGACCGAACGTGGGTAAATCCACCCTGTTCAACCGCCTGGTGGGCAGGCGTGTGGCGATTGTCGAAGATACGCCCGGCATCACTCGAGACCGCCTGTACGGGGAAGCCGAGTGGCGGGGACGTGCGTTTCAGGTGGTGGACACGGGCGGTGTGCTGCTGGAAGATGAAGACCCCCTCATCACGCAGGTGCGCATCCAGGCGCTGGCGGCGATCGAGGAGGCGGATGTTATCCTGTTCATGGTGGACGCAGTAGAGGGCATCACCCCTGCTGACGAGGAACTGGCGGATGTGCTGCGCACCACGACCAAACCCGTGCTGCTAATGGCAAACAAGGTGGACAACACCCGTCGCGAGGCAGACGCCGCCGAGTTCTATGCGCTGGGCTGGGAAGAGGTGTTCACCATCTCGGCGATACACGGACACGGCGTGGCAGAGGTGCTGGACAGGCTGATAGAACTGCTCCCTCCCGCTCGCCCTCTGGAGGAGGAAGACACCGCCATCAAAATTGCCATTGTGGGTAGACCCAATGTGGGTAAGTCCTCATTGGTGAACGCCATCCTCGGCGCGCCGCGCGTGATTGTCAGCGAAATCCCCGGCACCACCCGCGACGCGATAGACACTCCCGTCGAGCGCGATGGACAGAAAATGGTGCTGATCGACACCGCAGGTATCCGCCGTCCGGGCAAGGTGCAGGGTTCCATCGAGTACTACAGTATGCTGAGGGCGCAAAAAGCCATCCAGCGGTGCGATGTTGCGCTGCTGGTGCTGGACGGCCCGCAGGGTGTCACCGATGGCGACAAGCGTGTGGGCGGTTACGCGGTGGAGGAAGGTCGCGCCTGCGTGGTGGTGGTCAACAAGTGGGACCTGATGAAAAACCCCACCAGCAAGGCGTTAATGATGGACTTCACGCGCATTTTCCGCAAAGAGTGTCCGTTCCTGCAATTTGCGCCGCTGGTGTTCGCGAGTGCGCTGACCGGCATGGGCGTTTCGGGTGTGGTGGATACTGCGCTGGAGGCGGCGGAAGCACACGCCCACCGCATACCCACCGGCGTGCTGAACCGTCTCATCCACGATGCGGTGGATGCCCGCCCGTACAGCCGCAAGGGCAAGATGCTGAAGGTCTATTATGCCACCATGCCCTCGGTGAAACCGCCGACGGTGGTGCTATTTGTGAACGACCCGGACATCGTGCATTTCTCATACCTGCGCTATCTGGAAAACGCCATCCGTCAGCAGTTTCCACTGGAGGGGACACCCATCCGTATCGAGGTGCGGGAAGCGAAAGGCAAAGCGAGGGATGAGTGA
- a CDS encoding aldo/keto reductase, with product MAKRPYGKKGDKLSIIGLGGIVLARLPQKEADAIAREAFERGVNYFDVAPTYWDAEERMGPAIKPFRDKIFLACKTAKRDAKGAQEELEASLRKLQTDHFDLYQLHALSNMQELEQCFAPGGAMEVFLKAREQGKVRYIGFSAHSEEVALEAIKRFPFDSALFPFNFVTLFKGNFGWELLKEAPKRGVTLLALKAMARTHWQEGAKRLEKCWYEPITDPKLAELALRFTLSLPNVTAAIPPGDENIFKMALQLGERRFRRITPREEQQLRAEAEKLTPIFARAA from the coding sequence ATTGCCAAACGTCCGTATGGTAAGAAGGGAGATAAACTCTCCATCATCGGTTTGGGAGGCATCGTGCTGGCGCGATTGCCCCAAAAAGAGGCGGATGCCATCGCGCGCGAGGCGTTCGAGCGTGGCGTCAATTACTTCGACGTCGCGCCTACCTACTGGGATGCCGAAGAGCGAATGGGCCCCGCCATTAAGCCCTTCCGCGACAAAATCTTCCTCGCGTGCAAAACCGCCAAACGCGACGCCAAAGGCGCACAGGAAGAGCTGGAAGCCTCGCTGCGCAAACTGCAGACCGACCACTTTGATCTTTATCAGCTGCACGCCCTTTCCAACATGCAGGAGCTGGAGCAGTGCTTTGCCCCCGGAGGCGCGATGGAGGTCTTCCTGAAGGCACGCGAGCAGGGCAAGGTGCGCTACATCGGCTTCAGTGCGCATTCGGAAGAGGTCGCCCTGGAAGCCATTAAGCGGTTTCCGTTTGACAGCGCGCTGTTCCCGTTCAACTTTGTCACGCTGTTCAAGGGTAACTTCGGCTGGGAGCTGCTGAAGGAAGCTCCCAAACGCGGCGTGACGTTGCTTGCCCTGAAAGCGATGGCGCGGACTCACTGGCAAGAGGGCGCGAAACGACTGGAGAAATGCTGGTACGAGCCGATTACCGACCCGAAACTGGCGGAGCTGGCGCTGCGTTTCACCCTGTCCCTGCCCAACGTGACCGCCGCCATCCCTCCGGGCGATGAGAACATCTTCAAGATGGCGTTGCAGCTGGGCGAGCGGCGTTTCCGACGAATCACCCCGCGCGAGGAGCAACAGCTGCGTGCAGAGGCAGAAAAGCTGACGCCCATCTTCGCGCGCGCGGCGTAA
- a CDS encoding GspE/PulE family protein: MYNQGMRSSGRSFRLMMRQPGTMREMGGQELSLAVQAVDLMFMRALDAGASDIHLHPERNLLRIRFRIDGLLHEFQTVTDPELIQAMITRVKLAADMHIDEKRETQDGRIDMEYNDRKLSARVSCIPSLNGERIAIRLLDPAQMRVDLDKLGMPPDVLADWKQSLQTAYGMMVVTGPTGAGKTSTLYASINLLDRKHRNIITVEDPVEYEFPDNIMQIHVTEKVTFPKALRAILRHDPDVIMIGEIRDRESLQIGIQAALTGHLVFTTLHTNNAVETISRMIDMGAEDYLIAATLVRVMAQRLVPIICGNCRVPYQPNPEELKALGLPLDAPAKHQFFIGKGCEACRGTGFRGRTGIFELLKVTPEIRKAILRRASGDEILQIARQEGMRTMLEDGREKVLRGVTTPYEVIKAVFAGMA; the protein is encoded by the coding sequence ATGTACAATCAGGGGATGCGCAGTTCAGGACGCTCGTTTCGACTAATGATGCGACAGCCGGGCACCATGCGCGAGATGGGCGGGCAAGAGCTGTCGCTGGCGGTGCAGGCGGTGGACCTCATGTTCATGCGTGCGCTGGACGCGGGCGCATCGGATATCCATCTCCATCCTGAGCGCAACCTGCTGCGCATCCGTTTCCGTATCGACGGGCTACTGCACGAATTCCAGACCGTTACCGACCCCGAGCTCATACAGGCTATGATCACCCGCGTCAAGCTCGCCGCCGACATGCACATCGACGAGAAACGCGAGACGCAAGATGGGCGCATCGACATGGAGTATAACGACCGCAAGCTCAGTGCGCGCGTCTCGTGCATCCCCTCGCTCAACGGCGAGCGCATCGCCATCCGTCTGCTGGACCCGGCGCAGATGCGCGTGGACCTGGACAAGCTGGGTATGCCGCCGGACGTGCTGGCAGACTGGAAGCAGTCCCTGCAAACCGCCTACGGCATGATGGTGGTGACCGGCCCCACCGGCGCGGGCAAGACCTCCACGCTTTACGCCTCCATCAACCTGCTCGACCGCAAGCACCGCAACATCATCACGGTGGAGGACCCGGTGGAGTACGAGTTCCCCGACAACATCATGCAGATACACGTCACCGAAAAGGTGACTTTCCCCAAAGCGCTGCGCGCCATCCTGCGCCACGACCCTGATGTCATCATGATTGGCGAAATCCGCGACCGCGAGTCGCTGCAGATTGGCATTCAAGCCGCGCTCACCGGACATCTGGTCTTCACTACCCTGCACACCAACAACGCGGTGGAGACCATCAGTCGCATGATCGACATGGGTGCGGAGGACTACCTGATTGCCGCCACGCTGGTGCGGGTGATGGCGCAGCGTCTGGTACCCATCATTTGCGGTAACTGCCGCGTGCCCTACCAGCCCAATCCGGAGGAGCTGAAAGCGCTGGGGCTACCGCTCGACGCCCCTGCGAAGCATCAGTTCTTCATCGGCAAGGGGTGCGAGGCGTGCCGCGGCACGGGCTTTCGCGGGCGGACGGGCATCTTTGAGCTGCTCAAAGTCACGCCCGAAATCCGCAAAGCCATCCTGCGGCGCGCCTCCGGCGATGAGATTCTGCAAATCGCCCGTCAGGAAGGAATGCGTACCATGCTGGAGGACGGGCGCGAGAAGGTGCTGCGGGGCGTCACGACCCCGTATGAGGTCATCAAGGCGGTGTTCGCCGGCATGGCGTGA